In a genomic window of Echeneis naucrates chromosome 4, fEcheNa1.1, whole genome shotgun sequence:
- the jun gene encoding transcription factor Jun, with translation MYTKMETTFYDDSLNAFSQHDNGGYGYSNPKALKHNMTLNLSDPTGTLKPHLRAKAGDILTSPDVGLLKLASPELERLIIQSSNGLITTTPTPTQFLCPKNVTDEQEGFAEGFVRALAELHHQHMPAPANVSVTSAPQTSVNTALPPVSSVAGATVYNTNATMRSDSPVYEDLNTFNPAISTVSAPNYTTSAPAISFPAAPPQLPIYGQPSSAQLPRLTALKEEPQTVPEMPGETPPLSPIDMESQERIKAERKRMRNRIAASKCRKRKLERISRLEEKVKTLKSQNSELASTANMLREQVAQLKQKVMNHVNSGCQLMLTQQLQTF, from the coding sequence ATGTATACCAAGATGGAAACTACTTTCTATGACGACTCACTCAACGCTTTCTCCCAGCACGATAACGGCGGCTACGGATACAGCAACCCCAAAGcgctgaaacacaacatgacactGAACCTCTCCGACCCGACGGGCACCCTGAAACCTCACCTGCGGGCCAAAGCCGGGGATATCCTCACCTCCCCCGACGTGGGCTTACTGAAGCTCGCCTCCCCGGAACTGGAGCGGCTCATCATCCAGTCCAGCAACGGGCTCATCACCACCACGCCGACCCCGACCCAGTTCCTGTGCCCCAAGAACGTCACCGACGAGCAGGAGGGCTTCGCCGAGGGCTTCGTCCGGGCCCTGGCTGAGCTCCATCACCAGCACATGCCGGCCCCGGCCAACGTGAGCGTCACCTCGGCCCCTCAGACCAGTGTCAACACCGCCCTGCCCCCCGTCTCGTCCGTCGCCGGTGCCACAGTTTACAACACCAACGCCACCATGCGCTCCGACTCGCCGGTATACGAGGACCTGAACACTTTCAACCCGGCCATCAGCACGGTCTCTGCTCCCAACTACACCACCTCAGCCCCGGCTATTTCCTTCCCAGCCGCCCCGCCTCAGCTTCCCATCTACGGCCAGCCCTCCTCCGCCCAGCTCCCGCGGCTCACGGCGCTCAAAGAGGAGCCCCAAACCGTACCCGAGATGCCGGGAGagacccctcctctctcccccatcGACATGGAGAGCCAGGAGCGCATCAAGgcggagaggaagaggatgaggaatcGCATCGCCGCCTCCAAGTGCcggaagaggaagctggagcgCATCTCGAGgctggaggagaaagtgaagaCCCTGAAGTCCCAGAACTCGGAGCTGGCGTCCACCGCCAACATGCTGCGGGAGCAGG